One genomic region from Rosa rugosa chromosome 1, drRosRugo1.1, whole genome shotgun sequence encodes:
- the LOC133725233 gene encoding glyoxylate/hydroxypyruvate reductase A HPR2-like, which produces MDSIDVLTLVPTSISAYLEQELDKRFNVLKLLTVPNKTQFIKDNSSSIRAIVGHGGAGADAQLIDSLPNLEIISSFSVGTDKIDLKKCKEKGIRVTNTPDVLTDDVADLAIGLALAVMRRLCESDRYVRSGQWKKGDYKLTTKFTGKTVGIIGLGRIGKAVAKRAEAFSCPIAYFSRTEKPELKYKYYPTVVELASNCDVLVVACPLTEETCDIINREVIDALGPKGVLINIGRGHHVDEPELVSALLEGRLGGAGLDVYQNEPEVPEQLFGLENVVLLPHAGSGTTETRNAMADLVIGNLEAHFLNKPLLTPVV; this is translated from the exons ATGGACTCCATTGATGTGCTCACGCTAGTCCCAACATCGATAAGCGCTTATTTAGAACAAGAACTCGATAAGCGCttcaacgtcctcaagctcTTGACTGTCCCTAACAAAACCCAGTTCATCAAGGACAACTCCAGTTCCATCCGAGCCATCGTCGGCCACGGCGGCGCTGGAGCTGATGCCCAACTCATCGACAGTCTGCCCAACTTGGAGATCATCTCCAGCTTCAGCGTTGGGACGGACAAGATTGATTTGAAGAAATGCAAGGAAAAGGGTATTCGGGTCACCAACACACCCGACGTGTTGACCGATGACGTGGCCGACCTCGCCATCGGGTTGGCGCTGGCGGTCATGCGGAGGCTGTGTGAGAGTGACCGCTATGTCAGGAGTGGGCAGTGGAAGAAGGGTGACTACAAGTTGACCACAAAG TTCACTGGAAAAACAGTTGGTATCATCGGTTTGGGAAGAATCGGCAAAGCAGTTGCCAAGAGAGCTGAGGCTTTTAGCTGCCCCATTGCCTACTTCTCCAGAACAGAAAAACCAGAATTGAAGTACAAGTATTATCCTACTGTTGTAGAATTGGCCTCCAACTGTGATGTTCTAGTTGTTGCGTGCCCACTCACTGAAGAAACCTGCGACATTATCAATCGTGAAGTCATTGATGCATTGGGGCCAAAGGGTGTTCTCATTAACATTGGGAGGGGTCATCATGTTGATGAGCCTGAGTTAGTATCTGCACTGCTAGAAGGCCGATTAGGTGGAGCCGGCCTTGATGTGTATCAAAATGAACCAGAAGTACCGGAGCAGCTGTTTGGTCTTGAAAATGTGGTGCTCTTGCCTCATGCAGGAAGTGGTACTACTGAAACTCGCAATGCAATGGCTGACCTTGTTATTGGGAATCTTGAGGCTCACTTCTTGAACAAACCATTGCTGACCCCTGTGGTTTAA